In the genome of Fulvitalea axinellae, one region contains:
- a CDS encoding P-loop NTPase fold protein, with protein sequence MPNYINSKPTAEDQFEGKSHQRIANSIAEHIKDGNNSLKVLGLEGGWGTGKSTIIELIKENLSDTHHLYVYDCWGHQEDSQRRAFLEEQTLDLLSSDDDLLETKTEHIDLSGVHHEVTWTEKIKFLLAKKRETNQKTVPKLSFGIVIVGLIFIFTPILALISDILGDSNQATLLKLLFSASLLILSTTIWLLSTLYKRFISKSKKWINLSSLFYIYKGKQLEDTTLEIFSEIEPSVKEFKEWMHSISKSLKSKELIIVYDNMDRLPPENVKEIWSSIHTFFAEEKYPKITVIIPFDREHLSEAFKNGNSTTTNEFLNKTFSIIYRVSPPVLTDWKNFFVTKFKEAFGDSENQEIQLVLTIYDRLTSKFTPRDIILFINELVTLKRIWGEEIKLRYIAIFSKKKDYILENPQETILKNDYLDSLGDLLSDDAELQNNISALAFNVPLEKASQVLLLRDIELALRQEGQNGIIELSKHPYFIYILEEVIYNNGLEVDKAILELSHLEKSNLNSEILERLDLIWETLNSKQIEHNIESFEFDDKFKKLLQNISHDSQLKLLNHITSCYGKIKDFNGAVYYKTLLAVESFLNENSIQIELPDLLSPKQVEAKIFLDYLIESQSDYKRFKVKTEPSRLDSFVADCIKEDFSSNILDVNYNDLDSKNYSFPKSFETLETLISENTVTSDNFINLITLQKSFSKSRLLDQTISKENLHEILKVANEDFDGFYDVLCIRIKFADEYDQFISQNRQVAQRQNNRQLMNTWVDKTTSWLQSGNEDLFVEVAKRIEHYICYGDLLILTRTWGNNLVHNVCRLLTLNSYGVSRMNLNSVLPHFFDLVSSINVSENELLKRLDDWSGYVDKITVDNIRTIVPNHDFYKYSTSTTNTLTKHINAILKEYLNSISSEEIISDWANDESYIFNALYWLKYNSKLNSLPRNFFNAIKQVLKSISETSIGIPENETIWFEFIEMAKKKDIAPTIRDIRDYYIRENNISVQLFQFFSDFLKSYGKLSDKPGDITRTILGRIVSNDNCLKIITSDKDFYIPIIIEAKDDAADFKENILQRIESDSTDSELMSFAEKIGISVISETEEDKNEQ encoded by the coding sequence ATGCCAAATTATATTAACAGTAAACCTACAGCCGAAGACCAATTTGAAGGTAAATCTCATCAGAGAATAGCAAACAGCATTGCAGAGCATATTAAAGACGGGAATAACTCCCTCAAAGTATTAGGATTAGAAGGAGGTTGGGGAACAGGAAAATCCACTATTATAGAATTAATAAAAGAAAATTTATCAGATACCCACCATTTATATGTCTATGATTGCTGGGGGCATCAAGAAGATTCTCAAAGAAGAGCATTTCTTGAAGAACAAACTCTTGATTTGCTATCTTCAGATGATGATTTACTAGAGACAAAAACTGAGCATATTGACTTGTCAGGTGTTCACCATGAAGTAACTTGGACAGAAAAAATTAAGTTTCTACTCGCAAAAAAAAGAGAGACAAACCAAAAGACTGTTCCTAAGCTGAGCTTTGGAATTGTTATAGTTGGACTAATTTTTATTTTCACTCCTATTCTTGCTTTAATATCAGATATATTGGGAGATAGCAACCAAGCAACACTTCTTAAATTATTGTTTTCGGCATCTCTATTAATACTATCAACAACTATTTGGCTACTGTCTACACTTTATAAACGTTTTATTTCTAAAAGCAAAAAATGGATTAATTTATCAAGTTTATTTTACATCTATAAAGGAAAACAGCTTGAAGATACAACCCTAGAAATATTTTCTGAAATAGAACCGTCTGTAAAAGAATTTAAAGAGTGGATGCATTCTATATCTAAAAGTCTAAAGTCTAAAGAACTAATTATTGTCTATGACAATATGGATAGGTTACCTCCTGAAAATGTTAAAGAAATTTGGTCGTCTATTCATACTTTCTTCGCAGAAGAGAAGTATCCTAAAATTACAGTTATTATTCCTTTTGATAGAGAGCATTTAAGCGAGGCTTTTAAAAATGGAAATAGCACTACAACAAATGAGTTTTTAAACAAAACATTTTCCATAATTTATAGAGTTTCTCCTCCAGTTTTAACAGACTGGAAAAACTTTTTTGTGACAAAATTTAAAGAGGCTTTTGGTGACTCTGAGAATCAAGAGATTCAATTAGTTCTCACGATATATGACCGATTAACCTCAAAATTTACTCCAAGGGATATTATTTTATTTATTAACGAGCTTGTTACCTTAAAACGAATTTGGGGTGAAGAGATAAAGCTTAGGTATATTGCGATATTTTCAAAAAAGAAAGATTATATCCTTGAAAACCCACAGGAAACAATTTTGAAAAACGATTATCTTGATTCTTTAGGTGACTTACTTTCTGATGATGCTGAATTGCAGAATAATATTTCTGCTTTGGCATTTAATGTGCCTCTTGAAAAAGCCTCCCAAGTATTGCTACTTAGAGATATTGAGCTTGCATTAAGACAAGAAGGTCAAAATGGGATTATAGAGTTGAGTAAACATCCATATTTTATATATATACTGGAAGAAGTAATCTATAACAATGGTTTAGAGGTTGATAAAGCAATATTAGAACTAAGTCATTTAGAGAAATCTAATTTAAATAGTGAAATACTAGAAAGGTTAGACCTGATATGGGAAACGCTTAATTCAAAACAGATTGAACACAATATTGAATCTTTTGAATTTGACGATAAGTTCAAAAAACTATTACAGAATATTTCACATGATAGTCAACTTAAACTTTTAAACCATATTACCAGCTGTTATGGCAAAATAAAAGATTTTAATGGTGCTGTTTATTATAAAACTCTTCTAGCAGTTGAGAGCTTTTTGAATGAAAATAGCATTCAAATTGAGCTTCCTGACCTTCTTTCTCCGAAACAAGTGGAAGCTAAAATTTTTCTTGATTATTTAATAGAATCGCAATCTGATTACAAAAGATTTAAAGTTAAAACAGAACCTTCTAGATTAGATAGTTTTGTTGCAGATTGTATAAAAGAGGATTTTTCTTCAAACATACTTGATGTTAACTATAATGATTTGGATTCAAAAAATTATAGTTTCCCAAAATCTTTTGAAACTCTTGAAACTCTTATCTCTGAAAATACGGTAACCTCTGACAACTTTATAAATCTAATTACCTTACAGAAATCTTTTTCTAAGAGTCGTTTACTTGACCAAACTATATCGAAAGAAAACTTACATGAAATATTAAAGGTAGCTAATGAAGATTTTGACGGGTTTTATGATGTGCTATGTATAAGAATTAAATTTGCCGATGAATATGACCAATTTATTAGTCAGAATAGACAAGTAGCTCAAAGACAAAACAATAGGCAATTAATGAATACTTGGGTTGATAAAACAACCTCTTGGCTTCAATCTGGTAATGAAGACTTGTTCGTCGAGGTAGCAAAAAGGATTGAACACTATATATGTTATGGGGACTTGTTGATTCTAACCCGTACATGGGGTAATAATTTAGTCCATAATGTTTGTAGACTATTAACATTAAATAGCTATGGTGTATCAAGAATGAATTTAAATTCGGTTTTACCACATTTCTTTGACCTAGTTAGTTCAATTAATGTTAGCGAAAATGAATTATTAAAAAGACTAGATGATTGGTCAGGTTATGTTGATAAAATAACTGTTGACAATATTCGCACTATTGTTCCAAATCATGATTTCTATAAGTATTCAACAAGTACAACAAATACTCTAACGAAACACATTAATGCTATTCTAAAGGAGTATTTAAACAGTATTAGTTCAGAAGAAATTATTTCAGATTGGGCTAATGATGAATCGTATATTTTTAATGCTTTATACTGGCTAAAATATAATTCTAAATTAAATAGTTTGCCTCGTAACTTTTTTAATGCCATAAAACAAGTACTTAAGAGTATTTCCGAAACTTCAATTGGCATTCCAGAAAATGAAACTATTTGGTTCGAGTTTATTGAAATGGCAAAAAAGAAGGACATTGCTCCAACTATTCGGGATATTCGAGATTATTATATTCGTGAGAATAATATATCTGTTCAACTATTTCAATTTTTCAGTGATTTTCTCAAAAGCTATGGGAAGCTATCAGATAAACCAGGAGATATTACGAGAACAATTTTAGGCAGAATTGTTTCAAACGACAATTGCTTAAAAATAATTACTTCTGACAAAGACTTTTATATTCCAATTATTATCGAAGCAAAAGATGACGCTGCTGATTTCAAAGAAAATATTCTTCAAAGAATTGAATCCGATAGTACAGACTCCGAATTGATGTCATTTGCTGAAAAAATTGGCATTTCGGTGATTTCAGAAACTGAAGAAGATAAAAATGAACAATAG
- a CDS encoding DUF7677 family protein, with protein sequence MKLSNSFSGALRTFAYFIASGTHYQLEGVNYLELFGEEPSAIEQAFAIYANVMELDSEGNVLNAKYAEKRAVDYIRSYCEPGFEVEPPYEDWEIELHGAPSLIDKI encoded by the coding sequence ATGAAATTAAGTAACTCATTCAGCGGAGCATTAAGAACATTTGCATACTTCATTGCTAGTGGAACTCATTATCAATTAGAGGGAGTAAATTACTTGGAGCTTTTTGGAGAAGAGCCTAGCGCAATTGAGCAAGCTTTTGCCATATACGCGAATGTTATGGAACTTGACTCGGAGGGGAATGTACTAAACGCGAAATATGCTGAAAAAAGAGCTGTTGATTATATCAGGTCATATTGTGAACCAGGCTTTGAGGTTGAACCTCCATACGAGGATTGGGAAATTGAACTTCACGGAGCCCCATCGCTAATAGATAAAATTTGA